Proteins from one Hyperolius riggenbachi isolate aHypRig1 chromosome 2, aHypRig1.pri, whole genome shotgun sequence genomic window:
- the RBM15 gene encoding RNA-binding protein 15 has product MKGKERSPVKTKRSRGAEETSRERCSKKLSSTSGSNGSAGKSSESGRRGLHLDKGLSSTREYEPSGRAPGLHSYGSPGAGSGKGADSRGGAAARGTEARGEAEYKSLRISELGSSLSDEAVEDGLFHEFKKFGDVSVKISRSGDERVALVNFRRPEDARAAKHARGRLVLYDRPLKIEAVYATGNNRRRSRSPGDKEPYSSLATGVTPLASHRHPHGQRGLSPGGLGYRDYRLQQLALGRLPPPPPPPLPRDLDRDRDYNFYESRVRPSYPLDPRLSIREDDHPPENDIRANRTLFLGNLDVNVTESELRRAFERFGTITEVDIKRAGRGQTSTYGFIKFENLDMANRAKMAMSGKPILGNCIKIGYGKVTPTNRLWVGGLGPWVPVASLAQEFDRFGTIRSIDYHKGDSWAYIQYESLDAAQAACAQMRGFPLGGEHRKLRVDFADTDHIYQAPYLQPLPLPHYDLVGDAFTHRAPDSLRARDRTPPLLYRERPRDLYGESDWVPLSMRERNRIAYDSLDNLDRRMDSWPLDRDRERDGVNKEQPRKRRIMDESRHVDRSPESDRSRKRLCTSPDRSPEGSGGRESRYNDPDRTNSRLEQSSPSRDWRGSLERGLENKRDRKNSNSVERERKHRINENKSPVRKDERSDSISKVKSPQKLEANQNLCLAWQGMLLLKNSNFPSNMHLLQGDIAVATGLLIEGSTGGKVAQLKITQRLRLDQPKLDEVTRRIKVAGPNGYAILLAVPGTAEGNFTGDQSSSTQRPLRNLVSYLKQKQAAGVISLPVGGTKDKENAGVLHAFPPCEFSQQFLDSAAKALAKSEDDYLVMIIVRGAS; this is encoded by the coding sequence ATGAAAGGAAAAGAACGATCCCCGGTAAAGACCAAGCGGTCTCGCGGGGCGGAGGAAACCTCCCGGGAACGGTGCAGCAAGAAGCTGAGCTCCACAAGCGGCAGTAATGGCTCAGCAGGGAAGAGCTCGGAGAGCGGGCGGCGCGGCCTGCACCTCGATAAGGGACTATCCAGCACTCGGGAGTATGAGCCGTCCGGTCGGGCCCCGGGGCTGCACAGTTACGGCTCCCCGGGGGCTGGGAGCGGCAAAGGGGCGGACAGCCGGGGCGGAGCTGCAGCCCGGGGCACAGAGGCCCGCGGTGAAGCGGAGTACAAGTCGCTGCGGATCAGTGAGCTGGGCTCGTCTCTCAGCGATGAGGCGGTAGAAGATGGCCTCTTCCACGAGTTCAAGAAGTTCGGGGACGTCAGCGTGAAGATCTCCCGCTCCGGAGACGAGCGTGTGGCGCTGGTGAATTTCAGGCGCCCGGAGGACGCCCGCGCTGCTAAGCATGCCCGGGGCCGCCTTGTGCTGTATGACCGGCCTCTGAAGATCGAGGCTGTGTATGCGACGGGCAACAACCGACGGCGGAGCCGCTCCCCCGGGGACAAGGAGCCTTACAGCAGCCTGGCTACTGGCGTAACCCCATTAGCCTCGCACCGCCATCCACACGGCCAGCGCGGCCTCTCTCCAGGCGGCCTGGGCTACAGGGACTATCggctgcagcagctggctctagGCCGCTTACCTCCACCGCCTCCTCCCCCGCTCCCTCGGGATCTGGACAGAGACAGAGACTACAACTTCTACGAGAGCCGTGTGCGGCCTAGCTATCCTCTGGATCCACGACTGAGTATCCGAGAGGACGACCATCCCCCCGAGAATGATATACGGGCTAACAGGACGCTCTTCCTGGGTAACCTGGATGTTAATGTGACtgagagtgagctgcgcagagcctTTGAGCGCTTTGGGACAATTACTGAAGTTGATATCAAACGAGCTGGTCGTGGGCAGACCTCTACCTATGGATTTATTAAGTTCGAAAATTTGGACATGGCGAACAGAGCAAAGATGGCAATGTCTGggaaacctatactgggcaactgCATCAAAATTGGCTATGGCAAAGTTACACCTACCAACCGGCTGTGGGTGGGTGGACTCGGACCTTGGGTGCCAGTGGCATCTCTAGCACAGGAGTTTGATAGATTTGGCACCATCAGATCTATTGATTACCATAAAGGGGACAGCTGGGCTTACATACAGTATGAGAGTTTAGATGCGGCCCAAGCAGCCTGTGCACAAATGAGAGGATTTCCATTAGGGGGTGAGCATAGAAAGCTGAGAGTGGACTTTGCTGACACAGATCACATTTATCAGGCCCCTTATCTTCAGCCCTTACCTTTGCCCCATTATGACTTGGTAGGAGATGCCTTTACTCACAGAGCTCCAGATTCTCTTAGAGCCAGAGATCGTACACCACCATTGCTGTACAGGGAACGACCAAGAGATTTGTACGGAGAGTCAGACTGGGTACCACTTTCTATGCGAGAGAGAAACAGAATTGCCTATGATTCCTTGGACAATTTAGACCGCCGTATGGATAGCTGGCCCCTGGACAGAGATCGAGAAAGAGATGGAGTAAATAAAGAGCAGCCACGAAAAAGGAGAATAATGGATGAAAGTCGTCATGTGGATAGATCACCTGAAAGTGACCGTTCCAGAAAAAGACTTTGTACTAGTCCTGACAGAAGCCCTGAGGGTAGTGGTGGCCGTGAGAGCCGTTACAATGATCCTGATCGCACAAACAGCAGACTGGAGCAGTCTTCACCTTCCAGGGATTGGCGGGGAAGCCTTGAAAGAGGACTTGAAAATAAACGTGATAGGAAGAATTCTAACTCTGTTGAAAGAGAGAGAAAACATCGCATTAATGAAAATAAAAGTCCAGTAAGAAAAGATGAGCGGTCAGACTCTATCAGTAAAGTTAAATCACCGCAAAAACTAGAAGCAAATCAAAACCTCTGTCTGGCTTGGCAAGGAATGTTACTGCTGAAAAACAGTAATTTTCCATCCAATATGCATTTGCTGCAAGGTGACATTGCAGTAGCAACTGGTTTATTGATTGAAGGATCTACAGGAGGAAAGGTTGCACAGCTGAAAATTACACAGAGACTACGCTTGGATCAGCCCAAGTTGGATGAAGTGACACGTCGCATCAAAGTAGCTGGTCCCAATGGATATGCCATTCTTCTTGCAGTCCCTGGTACAGCTGAGGGGAATTTTACTGGAGATCAATCAAGTTCCACTCAGCGTCCTTTGAGAAACCTTGTTTCCTATTTAAAGCAAAAACAAGCTGCAGGGGTTATTAGCCTTCCTGTAGGAGGCACTAAGGATAAGGAAAACGCAGGTGTCCTTCATGCTTTTCCTCCCTGTGAATTTTCTCAGCAGTTCCTAGATTCTGCAGCTAAAGCCCTTGCCAAATCAGAAGATGACTACCTTGTCATGATAATAGTACGCGGGGCATCCTAA